The sequence GGCAAAACCAATATTATCCAGTTCGTCGGCCATGCGGTGCAGTAAAGCGGCTATTTCTTCCAGCACGCCTGTGTGGCCAAATTTTTCGTGGATATCCTTATAATCATAGTGTGTGGCCATGATCTGTTCGTACAGATCGACCAGGTCGACAAAGGTGATCAGCAGTATCCGGCTGGCATAGGTCGATTCCTTTACCATGACGCGGCTCTTGAATAAGATCTCGCGTACAACATCCTGGTGCTGGCTCACCTGTATCTGGTGCGATACCAGTTTGCGGTAATTCTCATCGATATCGGTATCGGGCTTATAAAAATCAGCTTTGATACGCAGGAATTTCACCACATCAAGCATGTTTTCGCCAAGGGCCTGCTGTGCTGCGCGATATGGCCTTATCGTGAAAAACAGCAGGCTTTGCAACATATACCATACACCGCCTGCCAGCAAAGTAGCACTGTAACTAACTATTTCGTCGGGCTGAATGGCCTTATCCATCATGAATATCATAATGAGTAACGAAGCAGTACCTACCGATGCCGCCCGATTGCCATAAACGGTAAACATCGAAAACAGGAACGAGAACAAAGCGATCTCTACACCCAGTGTATACAGGTTCAATCGCGCAAAGCCGGTGATCACCGCAACCACAAATATTAACCCATTGCATATCAGCATGGCATTACGCTTATGCATAGTTGGCCCCGGCACGTCTACCACGCAAACGCACAAAGCGCCCAGCGATAGTGTGAGGCCCATATCAAACAAATTAAATTGGGTAAGTATCAGCGTAGGCAGTAAAATGCCCAGCGAGATGCGTAAACCATCAGAAAAATACTGGCTGTAGAAAAAGCTTTTTATTTCCCTGCTTTGTGTGTTCATTAATATTAGGCGTTTATATCGATGTGAAATTAAACAATTTAATAGTTTTTATTGTTTTTAATGCGGATTTCTTAATAATTTAGCCTGTTGCTAAAAAATATATTAATAGTGATTAAATTGAACCCCACAAAATTAGTCGTATTTTCGGCATCATATAACAACCTTTATAAATTTATATGCCATCAGTAACCAAGCTTAGTCAGCGGGAAATCATTTTTAACCAGGAGGTGGAAAGCCGTTTCCAGTTATACGATAGCCTTTTTCTTACGTTACCTTTTTACCAGGTAAAAGATACAGGTATTTTACTTCCTTTTTTCAGTTCGCATTGCGAAAAAGAAACAGCTAAGCAAAAATCGCCCGCGGCTATTATCGAGTCGTTCTTTAAAAAGTATGTACCCGATATTGATCACGAGGAGCAGATCAACCGCCTGTTCAGGTTCATTCAGTATATCGAGCGCCAGGTGGTTCTATTTGATGCCATTGAAGATTCATCCTTTAACAAGATCGGTCACTTTGAAAAGACCGGTACCCTGCAAAGCCTGTTGCAACAGGTGGATGGCGATGATGAAATGCGCCAGCAGATAAAGGAAAAGCTGAAAACATTTTCGCTGCGCCTGGTACTGACCGCGCACCCAACCCAATTTTACCCAAGCCGGGTGCTGGGTATCATGACCGACCTGATCGACGCCTTAAAGGTTAATGATATTAATACTATTAACGCGTTGCTACAGCAGTTGGGTAAAACGCCTTTCTTTAATAAAACTTCACCTACCCCTGTTGATGAGGCTGTTAGCCTGATCTGGTTTTTGGAGAATGTGTTCTATCATGCCGTAACAGCAACACAGGCCAAGCTTGAAGAAGAATTTGATCTGAAAGATGGCGATAACCAGGTGGTTGAACTGGGCTTTTGGCCGGGTGGCGACCGCGATGGCAACCCGAACGTTAATTGCGAGACCACTAAAACCGTTGCCGCCAATTTAAGACAGATCATATTCCGCTGCTATTACCGCGATTACCGGGTGCTGAAACGCCGTATTACCTTCCGCGGTGTGGAAAGGCCGATGAAGGCGCTGGAGACGTTACTTTACCAAAATGCTTTTAATGAGCAACCGCAACCGGCCAACCTGCAGGCCGACCTGATCGGGCTTTTGTCATCTATCAAAGAAACCATCATAAACGACCATGACGGCTTGTTCTTAAACCTGGTTGATGACCTGCTGCACAAAGTGCGCGCGTTTGGTTGCTACTTCGCCACGTTGGATATCAGGCAGGATAGCCGGGTGCTGCGTAATGTATTTAAGTATTGTACTGCAGGCCGCCAGGTTGATAAAGCTATAAAGAACGGCTACCTGGATTTAAGCGAAGAGGATAAGCTTAAGGCACTTACCTTTAACGAGGCTAACTTATTTGTTGGCGACGATGCCGACGACCTGGTGAAGGATACATTGGATACCATCAGGCTGATGAAGACTATTCAGCATACCAATGGTGAGCGGGCCTGCCAGCGCTTTATTATCAGTAACTGCCAGCAGGCATCGGATATTTTGCAGTTGATGGACCTGTTTTTATGGAGCGGCTGGAAAAAGAACGAACTGACGGTTGATTTTATGCCGCTGTTTGAAACCGTGAACGATTTGGCCCACGCGGCCGAGATTATGGAGAAGCTGTATACGCATCCGTTCTATAAATCGCACCTGAAGAACCGCCATAACCGCCAAACCATTATGCTTGGCTTTAGCGATAGTACAAAGGATGGTGGTTACCTGATGGCCAACTGGTCGATATATAAAGCTAAGGTTGAGCTGACGGCCATGGCGCGCAAGCATAATATACAATTAGCGTTTTTTGATGGGAGAGGGGGGCCTCCTGCGCGCGGCGGTGGTAAAACACACCGTTTCTACTCATCAATGGGTAAAGATATTGCTAACGATCATATCCAGCTGACCATACAGGGCCAAACTGTGAGTTCGCAATACGGTTCGGTTGATACGGCAAGATTCAATTCAGAGCAATTGATCAACGCGGGTATCGTATCGGCTTTAAATCCAAACCGCCATGATCTGCTGGATAGCAGCCACAAAAAGATGATATCTGAAATGGCGGATGAAAGCTATAAGGCTTTTCTTGCACTGCGTGAAGATCCGTTGTTTGTGGAGTACCTGGAGAAATTAAGCCCGTTGAAATTACTGTCGCGGATCAATATCAGCAGTCGCCCAACTAAGCGTAATGCAGGTGCCAAACTGAAGCTGGAAGATCTGCGCGCCATCAGTTTTGTAACCGCCTGGGGCCAGATGAAGCAGAATATCCCGGGTTTTTACGGCGTAGGTACCGCGTTAAAGAAAATAAAAGGGGAGAAGCGCTGGAAGGAAATACAGGAATTATACCATAACTCGGGTTATTTTAAAACCGTGGTTGATAACTGTATGATGTCCATGTCGAAATCGGATTTCCGCGTAACTGCCTATTTGGAAAGCGATAAAACTTTTGGTGCATTTTGGAAGAAACTGCACGATGAGTACGAACTAACTAAAGAATTATTGCTTGAATTAACCGGTAGCGAATCGTTAATGGAGGAATACCCGATAGAGCGGCGATCCATAGCGCTGCGTGAGCGAATTGTATTGCCTTTGGTTATTATTCAGCATTATGCGCTGCATAAATTAAATCATCAGCACCAAGAGGAATTTACGGATATTTACAATAAATTAGTGATCCGTACGGTTTACGGTATTGTAAACGCCGGACGTAATTCTGCCTAAGTTATGATGAAAAAAGTTTTCCTGCTGGCTTTGTGCGCCACCGTGTTTTTAGGTTTCAAAAAGAAAAGCCCGGATAAAGTGCTGATCTTTTCGCTAACCAAAGGTTATCACCATGCCAGCATCGCGGACGGTATCACTGCCATTCAAAAAATCGGCGAAACTGATAATTTCAGCGTGGATACAACCACTAATCCGGCCATGTTTACCGATGCTAACCTGAAACAATATAAGGCGCTCATATTTTTAAGTCCGACGGGAAACGCGCTGCTCAACGCCGATCAGCAAAAAGCTTTTGTAAATTATATACACAAAGGCGGTGGTTTTGTAGGCATACACGCCGCTACCGATTGCCTGTACGATTGGGATTGGTATGGTAAACTGGTGGGCGCTTATTTCACCAAGCATCCTAAAATACAACCGGCTAATTTAAATATTATTGATACTAAGCACCCATCTACCAAAATGCTGCCGCAAACCTGGCAACATACCGATGAATGGTATAATTTTAAACAGGTAAGCCCGGATATCAATGTGCTGATGAAAATTGATGAAACCAGCTATACCGGTGGTGAAATGAATGGAAACCACCCAATGGCCTGGTACCAGAAATTTGAAGGTGGCCGTGTTTTTTACACCGCCCTTGGCCACACCAAAGAAGATTTCACTACCGACAATTTGTTTTTGCAGCACCTTACGGGTGGCATTAACTACGCTTTAAACCGTTAGTAGTAGTATATTTATGCCAATGGTTAAATAATTTTCCATTGTGGTAAACCAGTATTAGCAATAATTGTTACCCTATTATTGCTAATCTATTAACGATGAAAAAAACAACCCCTTTATTTTTGTTGCCGATTGTTTTGGTAACTATTGCATCCTGTACCGGGGATAATAAAAGAGCTAAGAATTTTAATAATAAAACGCTTGTGGACGGACAGGCTTTGGGCTTTATAAAAAAAGCAAGCGAAGCCGGCCTGGCAGAAATAAAGGCATCGGCAATTGCGGAAACCTTATCTAAAAATCCACGCGTAGTAAAGTTTGCTAAAATGATGGTAGAAGACCATACCGAAGCCGGCAAACAATTAGCCGACCTGGCCGATAATAAACTGGTGGACAAGGTAGATACCATATCAGTAGCACATCAAAAAACCATTGATAGTATTGCCCGGTTAAGCGGACAAAATTTTGATAAAGCGTATATGGGTATGATGGTAAAAGACCATACCCTGGCTGTAGATTTGTTTCAGGAAACCACCCATAATAAAAACAACGCGGTGCAACAGTTTGCCAAGAAAACTTTGCCTACCATTAAAATGCATCTTGATTCGGCCCGGGCTATTGAAGCCGGGTTGAAATAAGTTTAAAATAGTTTCAGCTGCTGCTGTCCCGGAGGTTTAGCGCGGCCAAATACAGTACGCCCGCCATATTTCCATGAATCGGCGCGCTCTTGCTCAATTACCTTGTCGAAATTGGTGTTAGGAGTGAAGTCCTGTTCTGCATTCCTGGCTATAGTGTGTAGCTTTTTAATCGCTTCAGTTTTATCTGAATTACCCATTTTGGCTTTGTGGATTGCTGTGTGTAGCGTAGCCAAGGTTTCATCGTAAACTTTTGTAGGAACCGGAAAGGGGTGGCCATCCTTCCCGCCATGAGCAAATGAAAATCTTGCAGGATCTTTAAAGCGTGAAGGCGTGCCGTAAATTACCTCGCTAACCAGCGTTAACGATTGCAATGTCCGCGGGCCTAATCCTTCTAATAAAAGTAGATCTTCAAAGTCAGCCGGTCGCTTTTCTTGTGCCAACCACAGTACAGCGCCGAGCCGCTTCAGGTCGACATCCTTCGAACGGACATCATGATGTGCCGGCATACTTAAATGCCTGATCTCGTTCAGCATAACATCAGGTTTTTCGCTTGATATATTCATAATGCCGGTACGTGTAGCGTCCGCGCGCTTATCAGCAAGATTTAATATTTCTCCGTGATTTTGCCCATAAATAGCGCTGTGAGGGTCGTTTATAAACGATGTCAGATCATCCGAATGCCAGTGATAACGCCGGGCGGTACTGCTAAAATCGCTCATACCTTGCTGTATTACAGACCATTTGCCAGCATTACTTACAACAAAGTTGTGTGTATATAATTGAAATCCGTCCTGCACAGCGGTATTGTCAACTTTAGCACTCAATTTGCTACAGCGCACTAAATAATTAGCATCTAAGCCCGTTGAATCGCCCAAACGCATTAATTCAACCGGTGTTTCTCTTGAAAATTTTCCTTTTCCGCCGCAAATGTAAATGCCTAATTCTTTAGCGTGTGGATTTATAGCGCGTTTCAGCGCGCCCATAACTGATGTTGTAATTCCCGACGAATGCCAATCCATGCCCATAACAGCGCCCAAACT comes from Mucilaginibacter mali and encodes:
- a CDS encoding phosphoenolpyruvate carboxylase; translation: MPSVTKLSQREIIFNQEVESRFQLYDSLFLTLPFYQVKDTGILLPFFSSHCEKETAKQKSPAAIIESFFKKYVPDIDHEEQINRLFRFIQYIERQVVLFDAIEDSSFNKIGHFEKTGTLQSLLQQVDGDDEMRQQIKEKLKTFSLRLVLTAHPTQFYPSRVLGIMTDLIDALKVNDINTINALLQQLGKTPFFNKTSPTPVDEAVSLIWFLENVFYHAVTATQAKLEEEFDLKDGDNQVVELGFWPGGDRDGNPNVNCETTKTVAANLRQIIFRCYYRDYRVLKRRITFRGVERPMKALETLLYQNAFNEQPQPANLQADLIGLLSSIKETIINDHDGLFLNLVDDLLHKVRAFGCYFATLDIRQDSRVLRNVFKYCTAGRQVDKAIKNGYLDLSEEDKLKALTFNEANLFVGDDADDLVKDTLDTIRLMKTIQHTNGERACQRFIISNCQQASDILQLMDLFLWSGWKKNELTVDFMPLFETVNDLAHAAEIMEKLYTHPFYKSHLKNRHNRQTIMLGFSDSTKDGGYLMANWSIYKAKVELTAMARKHNIQLAFFDGRGGPPARGGGKTHRFYSSMGKDIANDHIQLTIQGQTVSSQYGSVDTARFNSEQLINAGIVSALNPNRHDLLDSSHKKMISEMADESYKAFLALREDPLFVEYLEKLSPLKLLSRINISSRPTKRNAGAKLKLEDLRAISFVTAWGQMKQNIPGFYGVGTALKKIKGEKRWKEIQELYHNSGYFKTVVDNCMMSMSKSDFRVTAYLESDKTFGAFWKKLHDEYELTKELLLELTGSESLMEEYPIERRSIALRERIVLPLVIIQHYALHKLNHQHQEEFTDIYNKLVIRTVYGIVNAGRNSA
- a CDS encoding ThuA domain-containing protein: MMKKVFLLALCATVFLGFKKKSPDKVLIFSLTKGYHHASIADGITAIQKIGETDNFSVDTTTNPAMFTDANLKQYKALIFLSPTGNALLNADQQKAFVNYIHKGGGFVGIHAATDCLYDWDWYGKLVGAYFTKHPKIQPANLNIIDTKHPSTKMLPQTWQHTDEWYNFKQVSPDINVLMKIDETSYTGGEMNGNHPMAWYQKFEGGRVFYTALGHTKEDFTTDNLFLQHLTGGINYALNR
- a CDS encoding DUF4142 domain-containing protein, coding for MKKTTPLFLLPIVLVTIASCTGDNKRAKNFNNKTLVDGQALGFIKKASEAGLAEIKASAIAETLSKNPRVVKFAKMMVEDHTEAGKQLADLADNKLVDKVDTISVAHQKTIDSIARLSGQNFDKAYMGMMVKDHTLAVDLFQETTHNKNNAVQQFAKKTLPTIKMHLDSARAIEAGLK
- a CDS encoding DUF763 domain-containing protein; amino-acid sequence: MKRSGSTDLPLHYGYVPKWLAERMAKLGLAVVECLVMEYGNEEVLKRLADPFWFQSLGAVMGMDWHSSGITTSVMGALKRAINPHAKELGIYICGGKGKFSRETPVELMRLGDSTGLDANYLVRCSKLSAKVDNTAVQDGFQLYTHNFVVSNAGKWSVIQQGMSDFSSTARRYHWHSDDLTSFINDPHSAIYGQNHGEILNLADKRADATRTGIMNISSEKPDVMLNEIRHLSMPAHHDVRSKDVDLKRLGAVLWLAQEKRPADFEDLLLLEGLGPRTLQSLTLVSEVIYGTPSRFKDPARFSFAHGGKDGHPFPVPTKVYDETLATLHTAIHKAKMGNSDKTEAIKKLHTIARNAEQDFTPNTNFDKVIEQERADSWKYGGRTVFGRAKPPGQQQLKLF